The Trueperaceae bacterium genomic interval ATCTCCTTCTTGGTGCGGACGATGACGGCCTTGACCACGTCGCCCTTCTTCACGTCGGCCCGCGGGATGGCGTCCTTGACGGCCGCCACTATCACGTCGCCGACGCTGCCGACGAACTGCTGGCCGGTACCCAGCACGCGGATGCACTGGATCCGCCGGGCGCCGGAGTTGTCGGCCACATCGAGGTATGTCTCTTGCTGGATCACCTCGGACTAGCCTCTCGCCTTCTCCACAAGACGCGTAACGGTGAACCGCTTGCGCTTGCTGATGGGCCTGGCGGCGGTGATCTCGACGATGTCGCCGACGCCGTACTGGTTCTCTTCGTCGTGCGCCAGGTACTTCTTCGACACGCTCACGACCTTGCCGTAGAGCGGGTGCTTGAAGCGCCGTTCGACGCGCACGCTCACTGTCTTGTCGGCCGCATCCGAAACCACGCGGCCCTGCAGGATCCTCTTCATCGGGCTTCTTTCTCCTTGGCGATCGTCAGCAGTTGCGCGATCTCACGCTTCGCAACGCGGATACGACGGGGGTTCGACGCCTGCCCGACGGCAGCCTGGAAGCGCAGGTCGAGGAGTTCTTCGCGTCTCTTCTCGACCTCGGCCCGGATCTCGTCGGGAGCGAGGTTCCGGATCTCATTGGGCTTCATCGTAGACCTCGCGCTTGACCATCTTGACCTTGATGGGGAGCTTGTGGCTGGCGAGGCGGAACGCCTCCTTGGCCTGCTCCTCGGTGACGTTGGCTACCTCGAACAGCACCCGG includes:
- the rpmC gene encoding 50S ribosomal protein L29 — encoded protein: MKPNEIRNLAPDEIRAEVEKRREELLDLRFQAAVGQASNPRRIRVAKREIAQLLTIAKEKEAR
- the rpsQ gene encoding 30S ribosomal protein S17, whose protein sequence is MKRILQGRVVSDAADKTVSVRVERRFKHPLYGKVVSVSKKYLAHDEENQYGVGDIVEITAARPISKRKRFTVTRLVEKARG
- the rplN gene encoding 50S ribosomal protein L14, which encodes MIQQETYLDVADNSGARRIQCIRVLGTGQQFVGSVGDVIVAAVKDAIPRADVKKGDVVKAVIVRTKKEINRKDGSAIRFDSNAAVIINNQNEPRGTRVFGPVARELREKKFMRIVSLAPEVL